One Dehalococcoidia bacterium genomic region harbors:
- the fabF gene encoding beta-ketoacyl-ACP synthase II, with amino-acid sequence MPDMNGRRVVITGMGAITPLGNSVDEFWQGCVEGRSGIDWITFVDTTNYPVKADGEVRNFDPQNYMDRKEARRMARFAQLSVAAARMAIEDSGLRIEKEDPARIGVLLGSGIGGYPETDETMRTIVSRGGDRIDPFYMAKHLPNMAAAQIAMQFQVKGYNNTVSTACAAGTQAMGDALNILRLGRADVMFAGGGEAGICELGLAGFNIMRALSTRADDPKKASRPFDRDRDGFVPAEGAAVFIFETLEHAMRRGARILAEVAGYGASSDAYHIVQPCGDGEGAIRAMRWAIEDAGLTIDDIDYINAHGTSTPANDASETAAIKGLFGERAYQIPVSSTKSMIGHALGASGAIESVACVKAIETGILPPTINYETPDPACDLDYVPNTSRNVGDVRAVLKNSFGFGGQNACLVFRKFEG; translated from the coding sequence ATGCCTGACATGAATGGCCGTCGCGTCGTCATCACCGGCATGGGCGCCATCACACCGCTCGGCAACAGCGTCGACGAGTTCTGGCAGGGCTGCGTCGAAGGCCGGTCCGGCATCGACTGGATCACTTTTGTAGACACGACGAACTACCCGGTGAAGGCTGACGGAGAGGTCAGGAACTTCGACCCTCAGAACTACATGGACCGCAAGGAAGCCCGGCGCATGGCTCGCTTCGCCCAACTCTCCGTGGCAGCGGCGCGCATGGCTATCGAGGACTCAGGCCTGCGCATCGAGAAGGAGGACCCGGCGCGGATCGGCGTCCTCCTGGGTTCCGGCATCGGCGGCTATCCCGAGACCGACGAGACGATGCGCACCATCGTCAGCCGCGGCGGCGACCGCATCGACCCCTTCTACATGGCCAAGCACCTCCCGAACATGGCCGCCGCCCAGATCGCGATGCAGTTCCAGGTGAAGGGCTACAACAACACCGTCTCGACGGCATGTGCGGCTGGCACGCAGGCCATGGGCGACGCCCTGAATATCCTCCGCCTGGGCCGGGCCGATGTCATGTTCGCCGGCGGCGGCGAGGCTGGCATCTGCGAGTTGGGCCTGGCCGGCTTCAACATCATGCGCGCCCTCTCGACCCGCGCGGACGACCCGAAGAAGGCGAGCCGTCCCTTCGACAGAGACCGTGACGGCTTCGTGCCGGCCGAGGGGGCAGCCGTCTTCATCTTCGAGACCCTGGAGCACGCCATGAGACGCGGCGCGCGCATCTTGGCGGAAGTCGCGGGCTACGGCGCCAGCTCGGACGCTTATCACATCGTTCAACCCTGCGGCGACGGCGAAGGCGCCATTCGCGCCATGCGCTGGGCGATCGAAGATGCCGGCCTGACCATCGACGACATCGACTACATCAACGCCCACGGCACCTCGACGCCGGCCAACGACGCCTCCGAGACGGCCGCCATCAAGGGGCTGTTCGGCGAGCGGGCATACCAGATACCAGTAAGCTCGACCAAGTCGATGATCGGCCATGCCCTCGGCGCCTCGGGGGCCATCGAGTCCGTGGCCTGCGTGAAGGCGATCGAGACCGGAATCCTGCCGCCGACGATCAACTACGAGACGCCGGACCCGGCTTGCGACCTCGACTATGTGCCGAACACGTCCAGGAATGTCGGCGATGTGCGCGCCGTGCTCAAGAATAGCTTCGGCTTCGGCGGTCAGAACGCCTGCCTTGTCTTCCGCAAGTTCGAGGGCTAG
- a CDS encoding NTP transferase domain-containing protein: MNSPLVLVLAAGASNRFWPLEDKPFFPFGGTCLLERHLRILRDLGCERFVVVVRPGMEARAQEIGAALGIGHVRTAVQDKATGMAGAVLSAMEHIEAQGDAPLYVTQAQDLVSRDLHSRVLSAAARGDSFAAVAAARVRHYFPGGYLTVEGDRITSVVEKPGAGNEPSDLVNIVAHAFASARPLLDAVRQESSPVSSDDSYERALASLMREQVFRPVVYEGRWQALKFSWQVLDVMDFLLAEWASGAEPLPDGYEVREDGVIMGRDVRVYPGSHIVAPALIGHGAVIGHNALVRGSMVGEGAVVGFGSEVARSYVGQRVELHHNYVGDSVLAAGSSMGFGGTTANFRLDGRTVPSMVGGERVDTGREKLGAVLGTDVKVGVNTSLMPGVKVGAGAIIGPNLRINRDVPPGERVLYDDEYGRF, encoded by the coding sequence GTGAACAGCCCGTTGGTGCTCGTGCTGGCTGCCGGCGCGTCGAATCGCTTCTGGCCCCTCGAGGACAAGCCTTTCTTCCCCTTCGGCGGCACCTGCCTGCTGGAGCGCCACCTGCGCATCCTGCGCGACCTCGGCTGCGAGCGGTTCGTCGTCGTCGTGAGGCCCGGCATGGAAGCGCGCGCCCAGGAGATCGGCGCGGCGCTGGGGATCGGCCACGTGCGGACGGCAGTGCAGGACAAGGCAACGGGCATGGCGGGCGCGGTCCTGAGCGCGATGGAGCACATCGAGGCGCAAGGCGACGCGCCCCTGTACGTCACGCAGGCGCAGGACCTGGTGAGCCGCGACCTCCACTCCCGCGTGCTCTCGGCGGCAGCGCGCGGCGACTCTTTCGCGGCGGTGGCGGCGGCGCGCGTGAGGCATTACTTCCCGGGGGGCTACCTGACGGTGGAGGGCGACCGCATCACGTCCGTCGTGGAGAAGCCCGGTGCCGGCAACGAGCCGAGCGACCTCGTGAACATCGTCGCCCACGCCTTCGCTTCGGCGCGGCCCCTGCTCGATGCCGTGCGACAGGAGTCCAGCCCGGTCTCGAGCGACGATTCGTACGAGCGGGCGCTTGCTTCGCTCATGCGGGAGCAGGTCTTCCGGCCCGTGGTGTACGAGGGGCGCTGGCAGGCGTTGAAGTTCTCCTGGCAGGTGCTGGACGTCATGGACTTCCTCCTGGCGGAGTGGGCCAGCGGCGCTGAGCCCCTGCCCGACGGCTACGAGGTGCGGGAGGACGGCGTGATCATGGGCCGCGATGTCCGCGTCTATCCGGGCTCGCACATCGTTGCGCCGGCGCTCATCGGCCACGGCGCTGTCATCGGCCACAACGCGCTGGTCCGCGGCTCCATGGTGGGAGAGGGCGCCGTGGTCGGGTTCGGCAGCGAGGTCGCGCGCAGCTATGTTGGCCAGAGGGTCGAACTACACCACAACTACGTGGGCGACAGCGTGCTGGCCGCCGGCTCTTCGATGGGCTTTGGCGGCACGACGGCGAACTTCCGCCTCGATGGCCGCACGGTGCCTTCGATGGTGGGAGGCGAGCGAGTCGACACCGGGCGCGAGAAGTTGGGCGCCGTGCTCGGGACGGACGTGAAGGTCGGTGTCAACACCAGCCTTATGCCCGGCGTAAAGGTGGGCGCCGGGGCGATCATCGGTCCCAACCTGCGCATCAACCGGGACGTGCCGCCCGGCGAGCGCGTGCTCTACGACGATGAGTATGGACGTTTCTAG